The DNA sequence TCACCCTCGACGTGCGGCTCAGCCTGCCCGGTGACTTCAACGTCGCCAACGCCCTGCTGGCCATCGCCTGCCTGCGCTCCCAGGGCGTCGACCTCGACGCCATCCGCGCCGGCCTGCGCGACGTCCAGGTGCCCGGCCGCATGCAGCGGGTGGACGAGGGCCAGGACTTCACCGCCGTCGTGGACTACTCCCACAAGCCCGCCGCCGTCGCGCTCGCCCTCGATGCCGTCCGCGCCCGCGCCACCGGCCGGGTCATCACGGTCCTGGGCTGCGGCGGCGACCGCGACACGGCCAAGCGCCCGCTGATGGGCGAGGAGGCCGCGCGCCGCAGCGACGTCCTGGTCGTCACCGACGACAACCCGCGCAGCGAGGACCCGGCCTCGATCCGGGCCGCGATGCTGCACGGCGCGCTGGCCGTGCCGGACGACGAGCGCGGCGAGGTCGTGGAGGTCGGCGACCGCCGTCGCGCCATCGAGCACGCCGTGTCCCTCGCACGCACCGGTGACGTCGTCGTGGTCGCGGGCAAGGGCCACGAGACCGGTCAGGAGGTCGCGGGTGTCGTGCACCCGTTCTCCGACGTGGACGCACTGACCGACGCGATCAGAGGAGCCACCCGGTGATCCAGCTCAGCCTCGCCGAGATCGCCGAAGTCGTCGGCGGCACGCTGCACCGCGCCACCGGCGACGAGGTCGTCACCGGCAGCGTCGAGTTCGACACCCGCGAGGTGACACCCGGCGGCCTGTTCCTGGCGCTGCCCGGCGAGCGGGTCGACGGCCACGACTTCGCCGCCGACGCCGTCGCCCGGGGCGCGGTCGGTGTGCTGGCGGGCCGTGAGGTCGACGCCCCCGCCGTCATCGCGCCCCCGGTCGACCGCGAGGGCGGCAACGCCTACGTGCTGTCCGGCGACGCCGACGGCGCGGGCGCGGCCGTGCTGGCGGCGCTGGCCAAGCTCGCCCGGCACGTCACGGACCGGCTGGAGGACCTGACCGTCATCGGCGTGACGGGCTCGTCCGGCAAGACCTCCACCAAGGACCTCATCGCCCAGGTGCTCGCACCGCTCGGCGGGACCATCGCACCACCGGGGTCGTTCAACAACGAGCTGGGCCACCCGTGGACGGCGTTGCGCGCCGACGAGGACACCCGGTTCCTGGTGCTGGAGCTCAGCGCCCGCGGCATCGGGCACATCGCCGAGCTGTGCGAGGTCGCGGTGCCGCGGGTCGGCGCGGTGCTGAACGTCGGCAGCGCCCACGTCGGCGAGTTCGGCTCGCGGGAGAACATCGCGCTGGCCAAGGGCGAGCTGGTCGAGGCGCTGCCCGAGGACGGCATCGCCGTGCTCAACGCCGACGACCCGCTCGTCGCGGGCATGGCCGACCGCACGAAGGCCAAGGTCGTCCTCGTCGGCGAGAACCCGTCGGCGCGGGTTCGAGCCAAGGACATCGTGCTGGACGAGCAGGCCCGCGCCCGGTTCACGCTCGTCGCGCCGCAGGGCGAGGCCGAGGTGCGCCTGGCCGTCCACGGGCCGCACCAGGTCGGCAACGCCCTCACCGCCGCCGCGATCGCGCTGGAGCTCGGTGCGACGCCGGAGCAGGTCGCGGCGAGCCTCGGCAACGCCGAACGGGTCTCCGCGCATCGCATGGCGGTCTCCGAACGTCCCGACGGTGTGACTGTCGTCAACGACGCGTACAACGCCAACCCGGAGTCGGTGCGCGCGGCGCTGAAGTCGCTCGCCACCATCTCCCGGTCCGCGACGCCCGCCCGCCGCAGCTGGGCGGTGCTGGGGCCGATGGCCGAACTCGGCGCGGACTCGGTCCGCGCGCACGACGAGATCGGCCGGCTCGCGGTCCGCTTGGACATCAACAAGCTGGTCGTGGTCGGACAGGACGCCCGCGCGATGCACCAAGGGGCGCACCTGGAAGGATCTTGGGGCGAAGAAGCGATTCTGGTGCCCGACGTGACGGCGGCCGTCGAGCTGCTGCGCGACCAGGTGCGGCCCGGCGACGTCGTCCTGGTGAAGGCATCCAACTCATACGGCCTGTGGCGGGTTGCCGAGGCTCTCCTGGAGGCGGGCAGCAAGTGAAGAGCATCCTGATCGCGGCGGCCATCGCCCTGATCACGTCGATCATGCTGACGCCGTACCTGATCAAGATCTTCTCCCGGCAGGGTTTCGGCCAGGAGATCCGCGAAGAGGGACCGCAGAGCCACAAGACCAAGCGCGGCACGCCCACCATGGGTGGCGTCGCGATCCTGGTCGCGATGTGGGCGGGCTACCTCGGCGCGCACCTGGTGAACTCCATGTCGGCGTCCGCGCAGGACCAGACGCCCAGCGCGTCCGGCCTGCTGGTGCTGATGCTGACCACCTCGCTGGGCATCGTCGGCTTCCTGGACGACTTCATCAAGATCCGCAAGCAGCGCAACCTGGGTCTGAACAAGACCGCGAAGCTCGTCGGCCAGTTCGTCGCCACGATCATCTTCGCGGTGCTGGTCATGCAGTTCCCGAACAAGGAGGGGTTCACCCCCGCCTCGGTGCACCTGTCGTTCGTCCGCGACATCACCGTGGTGTCGTTCGGCGTCGTCGGGTTCGTGGTGTTCTGCTACGCCGCGATCAGCGCCTGGTCCAACGCCGTGAACCTGACCGACGGCCTCGACGGCCTGGCCGGCGGCACGTCCGCGATGGTGCTCGGCACCTACGTGGTGATCAGCTTCTGGCAGTTCCGCTACAACTGCTCCAACCTGCTCGTGGCCGGCTGCTACGACGTGCGCGACCCGCTGGACCTGGCGCTGGTGGCCGCCGCCGCGATGGCGGGCTGCATCGGCTTCCTGTGGTGGAACGCCGCGCCCGCCAAGATCTTCATGGGTGACACGGGCTCGCTCGCGCTGGGCGGCCTGGTCGCCGGCCTGTCCATCGCCACCCGCACCGAGCTGCTGATGGTCGTCATCGGCGGTCTGTTCGTGGTCGAGGCGCTGTCGGTGGTGCTCCAGGTCGCGGTGTTCCGCACGTCGAGACGGCGGTTGTTCCGCATGGCGCCGTTCCACCACCACTTCGAACTCGCCGGGTGGGCGGAAACCACGGTGATCATCCGGTTCTGGCTGCTCGCGGGCATGTGCTGCATGCTCGGGCTCGGCCTGTTCTACAGCGAGTGG is a window from the Saccharothrix saharensis genome containing:
- a CDS encoding UDP-N-acetylmuramoyl-tripeptide--D-alanyl-D-alanine ligase gives rise to the protein MIQLSLAEIAEVVGGTLHRATGDEVVTGSVEFDTREVTPGGLFLALPGERVDGHDFAADAVARGAVGVLAGREVDAPAVIAPPVDREGGNAYVLSGDADGAGAAVLAALAKLARHVTDRLEDLTVIGVTGSSGKTSTKDLIAQVLAPLGGTIAPPGSFNNELGHPWTALRADEDTRFLVLELSARGIGHIAELCEVAVPRVGAVLNVGSAHVGEFGSRENIALAKGELVEALPEDGIAVLNADDPLVAGMADRTKAKVVLVGENPSARVRAKDIVLDEQARARFTLVAPQGEAEVRLAVHGPHQVGNALTAAAIALELGATPEQVAASLGNAERVSAHRMAVSERPDGVTVVNDAYNANPESVRAALKSLATISRSATPARRSWAVLGPMAELGADSVRAHDEIGRLAVRLDINKLVVVGQDARAMHQGAHLEGSWGEEAILVPDVTAAVELLRDQVRPGDVVLVKASNSYGLWRVAEALLEAGSK
- the mraY gene encoding phospho-N-acetylmuramoyl-pentapeptide-transferase, coding for MKSILIAAAIALITSIMLTPYLIKIFSRQGFGQEIREEGPQSHKTKRGTPTMGGVAILVAMWAGYLGAHLVNSMSASAQDQTPSASGLLVLMLTTSLGIVGFLDDFIKIRKQRNLGLNKTAKLVGQFVATIIFAVLVMQFPNKEGFTPASVHLSFVRDITVVSFGVVGFVVFCYAAISAWSNAVNLTDGLDGLAGGTSAMVLGTYVVISFWQFRYNCSNLLVAGCYDVRDPLDLALVAAAAMAGCIGFLWWNAAPAKIFMGDTGSLALGGLVAGLSIATRTELLMVVIGGLFVVEALSVVLQVAVFRTSRRRLFRMAPFHHHFELAGWAETTVIIRFWLLAGMCCMLGLGLFYSEWLTAVES